GAGGTAAGATTTTAGCGTACCGCCGGAAAGATACTCCGCGATAACGCAGGCGGAGTTAGGGCTTATCTCTACCTTACTGTgggattttagttttgatgTTTTTGTTGCGGCTCCAATGAactggaaaaataaaataaaaagattttttttaataacataacaaaaattaaaataaaatttacatttaattgtagaaaaggaaaagagaaaaaaaaaaaaaaaaaaaaaactgaatggTTTTTGTACCTTGGTAATGTTGGGGTGATCAAGTTTATGCCAAACAGAAACCTCCCGTCTAAAATCGTTTTGCAAAGAAGCTATTTGAGCTTTTGTGTTTTGGCCTTCTTCTCCCCACTCCAAAAATTTGACTGTttaattaagaaagaaaaagattaaTTAAGCCATGCACATATAAACATGTAGTAATTAAGCAGATGTAATCAGTAATTACGACATATATATACCTGCGACTTGTTGGCCGTCGTAGAGGCCTCTATGGACGGAACCAAACGTTCCACGGGCGAAAACTTGCTTCACGAAGAGTTTATCCGGCACGATTTGccactcctcctcctcttttgcCGGCTTGATGGCCGCAACAACTTTGGTGTTGTCGTCTCTGATGACTTGGCTTTCTTGGCCGTCAAGCAACTCTTtcgtcttctccttcttcttctccatcgaGCACAGTCGGTCGAGATGCCTCGCCAACTGTTGGTCCAAACTTCGTATGTCGATATTGCCCGCAGCCTTCTTTCCACTTCCAAAGCCTGCTCGTTTGCCCTCCATGTTTGTTTCAAGTAGTTTGAGAAAGCTAGTAGCCTAGTGAATTGTGAAAAGTTGGATTTTCTGGTCTGGTTGTGTATATATAGAGTTGTTCGTCGgtggtgtttcttttcctttctaatttGGTTTTCCTTTTACCACGCACATTAAACGTTCACATTTAGGTTACACATCTAAATAAGAGCCATTGAATTCTATATGGCCAAATAATCTAACGGCTCTTGTTAAAGAAGTCAAGTTGTTTGTGGTTGATAGAAATTCTTCCGACCCATCAGGAATTTGTGTCCTTTCTGGACCGAAAGAACTTTATCCAAGCCCAAAAacttttatatttcattttatttttccgtGAACAATTCTCTCTACTAACATGGCAAATTactatgtaaaatataaaatgaattaaaggggagagagagatgcaAAGATTATATTGTATT
The nucleotide sequence above comes from Malus sylvestris chromosome 16, drMalSylv7.2, whole genome shotgun sequence. Encoded proteins:
- the LOC126607320 gene encoding serine/threonine-protein kinase STY13-like; its protein translation is MEGKRAGFGSGKKAAGNIDIRSLDQQLARHLDRLCSMEKKKEKTKELLDGQESQVIRDDNTKVVAAIKPAKEEEEWQIVPDKLFVKQVFARGTFGSVHRGLYDGQQVAVKFLEWGEEGQNTKAQIASLQNDFRREVSVWHKLDHPNITKFIGAATKTSKLKSHSKVEISPNSACVIAEYLSGGTLKSYLIKHRERKLPLKTVKQMALDLARGLSYLHSKNIVHRDVKSENLLLDKDGRVKIADFGVARFQASNSSEMTGYTGTAGYMAPEVIENKPYDEKCDVYSFGICLWEMYRCDMPYRNVGFSELTSAVVNENLRPEIPKGCPSSLAKVMIRCWDSKPNRRPEMAEVVSMLEVIDFSENKGLGCFSIFSCKQ